In Silene latifolia isolate original U9 population chromosome 6, ASM4854445v1, whole genome shotgun sequence, the genomic window CACGCGACGACCTCGTGCAACACTCTTTTATCCAATGTATCAACGGATGAATTGTTATAAAACAAAAACAGCAGTAACATGGTATGAACAATCTGAGTTCGATCAGTGGGGATGAATTGTTATCAACGGATGAATTGTATCAACGACCTCGTGCAACCCGGTTTCAATTGAGTACGAACAATCTGAGTTCGATCAGTAGGGATGAATTGTGTTGTTAAAATCACATTTTTGAGTGATTTTGATTATGTGGGTAATTATTGATAAAACGACGAAATTACATTTGATATGTGCGAATTACGATCCATAGAAGTCGAACAATGAAGGGATTGATTAGGTTAAGAGAGAGAAGTCCTTTTTATTCTTTAGTAGTCTttgttattcattttttttttcaaagggCAAATATGGAAAATTAGGGTAAAATGTGTAGGATTTAGCAAACAGGTGTGCGAGATTTAGCATATACGTAAAAAAGTTACGGTTATACTTAAGGGTTAaacttagggggtgtttggttggagttTTTTGAATGAACTAGTTTTATGCCCGTGCAACTTGCACGGGTATGTTGTTTGGGTTATTGATTAAGGAGGGATGTTATTTAATAGTTGTATTAATAATAGTAGTTATTTAAAATGATTGTATATATAGGAGAGTATAAAGTTTAGCAATAATATAGTTGTATCTATTGAAAGAACCTAAATctataaaactatattaaaagggtaaccttaaaaggccacgtagacaaagccacataGGCAAAGAAAAAGCCACGCGTGCATTACGAATGCCACATCTATAAATCTATataatctatatctatatctataaatattattaaaagggtaaaccttaaaagccacgtagacaatgccacctcGCATTACTAAATGCCACCTCACATAACCAAAATTCCACGTCATCGATTATAGAAAGCCACGTCAATAtttcttatttaaaaaaaaaaaagaaaattgaacCATTAAATGCAAATAACATAACAAACATTAACTTTGGCTTTTTTAATTTTTAGATAAATTAAACAACCATTAAAAataaattcatactaaatttaaaaattttacgtttattgttagaatattttaagcaacaaataaatatcacataattataattttacaccgtttataaaataataaataatttgtaaatattaagaacaaataataacatacttaacattaaatattaatatttaaatTTTTAAAACTATAATAGGTTAAacgaaaaattaaaaatttatatcactctaattttaaacggtttatatgtgcaactcctcttaaatcttattgaaataaacttgctcaattttgttaaatttgataaataaataaatctataaatagtataatttataaataaaaggcAACGCAAAATATACACCTCTTTTAGTTTCGTAAGATAACTCCCTAAGCAATTCTCATGTAATgtgaattttgtaaaaaaaaaataaaataaataaatctttTACATTTCTTTCTATTTACTTTATATTTATGTCTATAATAAATATGCTAATAATGAAAACGAATACTCAAAAGTCATGAAACCTTTctacatatttatgtatatattaactttgataataataataaaaaaagtctaaaagtcataaaatgcatccttatttgactatataaatgttttatgGAAGACAACATTTGTGAGCCAAATTTTTTTTTACCCCTATTGCCTATAGAATTGTATGTATGTGTTaataatctttcttatcattgtatcaacatcaaggtaagtgtattaagatttttaaattaataatttatttatttatttttaagttcgATTGGTTTGAAGTAATCTTCACATTTTTAATCttattatatatgtaattttgttttcatTTAGAGACTATCGAGATTTGTGGAGTTGAActattcaaaggtaaatatatttatatatttataaTTCAATGTCTATTTCTTACCTTATTTAAtagaaaacttaaattaataatgataaggttaatattacataaataaaaaattccaccattttatttgttattaatcactcatggattttttttttttgtatggatAGTTAATTGGAGAAAGAAGATAATATGAAGAAAAGTGGTAAGAGAAAACTtaaagggatattctctcgtgtacccctcaactttttcgttttctaaggtgTACCTCTCATTTAtcacaaaaaaactttgaccgacaataattctttGTTACGaggccttgaatttgaaaaaaaaattcaccgcttgaactcgtagccggtagttatggttggtcaaacattttttaacgaataaactttgaccgaccataattcccgactacgagttcAGACGTCAGTGAATTGtttttcaaactgaagacctcttaaagacagtcaatttgaaaaaaaagtttatcgtGTTCTAAACTTatagccaagagttattgacggtcaaaatGCTTTTGCAAGAAAAGAAGGGTAcatcatagaaaatgaaaaagttgaggggtacacgagagaatatcccaaacttaaattaataacgataagtttaatattacataaatcaaattccaccattttatttgttattaatcaatcagtggattttttttttgcatggatagttaattggagaaagaagactatatgaagaAGATAAATAGCTTAAACAAATACTCCCCCCATTACACTCAATATTATGTTAaaaactaactacaagattgacaaCATGAATGCGAATGAgtaattgtttttaggttcatattttttttttttttcagaaactTTCAACTATATGTTTAATTATTTGGGTATgtgttatttttttattaatcATTTTTTCTTTGAAAAATAGCTCTCATAAATGACATTGGAGttgcgaggatctcaatcttattaacaagttggaCAAAAAAATTCTCTTTTGGTATTGATAATAGATAAATGTAAATTATTGTCTAATACTTAtgcgtacatgtcatattatcttGTGTGTATGTCTTATAACACAAATGAGATTGCAATGAGATTTGTAGTAGACTACCATTTAACTCATTTATCTTTTatgtaaaattttaaaatttaggatttttgatAAATTGATATAAACGATATATTAAGATTATCAGttattaaacttcataattaTGCTACTATTAGAAAATATGATTAatgagaattaaaagattgagaagaTAAAAAGTCCTATAATTCTATATTTTTTTAACTCCTTATATTTTGAGATTTATTAttctaaaaaaaaatttaaaaaaagaaaaaaatgatcaaTAATTTAATATTAAGGATTAATTTACTCTTTTGTCTTCACGTACTAACTTTATTGGCCTAAATGACAAATGAACATTCAAGCTttcacatagaaaatttagtacataatctatacaatctaattaaaaggtAATCTTAAGCATTTATCATGAATTACTGGACTTATTAAAgataattattttttttaaaaccacatgttattagtatattaatcaaaataaacaactaaaatacaatatatagttttgaaaacaaaccaaagttgtcaaagaaataagacactAACCGACTAACTTTTATGTATTCCAAGACTATATtattttaaatggatcaactaattgctcagacaagtataaataaaaagataaaaataacaaaattaaaacagataaacccgtgaatttcacgggtcacaaacctagttatggcaataataaaagtacaataataattCCTCGAAAAATTTAAAGCATAACAAAAGAAGACAAATTAGAAAGGAAGAAACAACAATAAACTATTATAGTGTAAAATCATAAGTATGTTCTACTATAACTTCTCGAATACTTCTTTATAAACAACGTTATTTGTTCTATTGGAGTTGCGTTTTCACTGCCGCAAATCGAAATCTTCAGTCCCTTTTTGCTTGTGACTCTTGAAATAGCCACATAGAGCTGACCATGCGTAAACACCGGCCTTGGAAGATAAAGACCAACATGTGCTAGGGATTGCCCTTGGCTCTTATTAATTGTCATTGCATAGCACACCGCCACGGGGAATTGTCTTCTGTCAAACTGTACCGGGAACTTACTGGAATCAGATGGGGAAAGTGTAATACGGGCAATATGAACTTTATCGCCCTTATGACTACCCGATATAACTGTTGCTCGAATCACACGTGAACCTAAGTCTGTCACGATCAGTCGAGTGCCGTTGCACAATCCGCGAGATTGGTCGATGTTCCGAAGAAGCATAACTATAGCGCCTACCTTCAGCTTTAATTCGTGATTTGGAAGGCCAGAACACTTAATAGAGTTAAGAAATTCTGTGGAATACAGATCACGCACCCCAATATTGGTTTCATTTTTACTAACCTCGTCCGAGCTGAAGTAAATTTTCTCTGTTTCAGGTATTCGAGATAATATGTAGTCATTAACCAACTCGACGATCTCATGTGTAGGTGCAAGGATGGCCCTCTCCTGAAGATACTCGggatttgatagttgattttCGAGGGATGGGTAAATGGCGTCTACAATCGAAGCGATAGGATCTCCAGTGTGCTTAATCAAAATGTCATTCGGCAACGCTAACTCAACTTCCCCATCATTCGGATCTCCAGCTTCCCCGTCTCCAACTTTCAATATCCATTCTGAAAACTCCTTTATCTCAGCAACATCGGAAAATGAATCTCCGCCTCGAAGGCGCATGTTTTTTGTCAATTTCAACACCTTATATGATTTAATAAATATGAACATAATAAGGTCATATAAATTAAAGTAAATTTTTAACCGTTACTTAAAAAATTGTGTATTCAAAACATGCAATTTTTTTTCGTACCTTGCAAGAAGACCACAAGTTTGAAGCACAAAGTGACGCATGCACGATTTCCGATCTGCTGCCTTTAGGGATAACGGGAAGTATTTGTCGAAAATCACCTCCAAATACGACCACCTTACCACCAAAGGATTGATTGACATCTCCATCGTTTGAAAAACGCATGACATCTCTTAAACTCCTGTCAACTGCCTCGAAAGCATATCTGTGCGTCATTGGTGCTTCGTCCCATATAATAAGCTTTGTCCTAATTAAGAGTTCAGTTAAATCACTTCCTGGTTTAATTCTGGGACACGTAGAATTTTCAACTGCATTGAGTGGGATGCTAAGTCTCGAATGAGCAGTCATTCCACCGGGAAGTAAGGTAGATGCAATCCCGCTGGATGCTACAGGAAGCACAATCTGTCCTCGACTTCTCAATGCCGCACATAAGGTTCTCCAAATAAACGTTTTACCTGTCCCTCCATATCCATATAGAAAGAAAACACCACCACGATTATTACGGACTGCGTCCATTATCTCATTGTAGACAACCTTTTGCTCATCAGTCAGGGAAGATAAAAGGTGCTCATGTTCTTCCCGTAAAGCGACTCTGTCATAAGATAGCTCGTCGGCAACTAACGTGTTTACCGGATGAGGTGTAGATGATTCGGGAAAAGGCATGTCTTCAAATCTACGTAAACTACTACCGTTGCGTTGAAGACATGCTTCAATATCTAGCAATGCATAATTCTTAAGTTCATCCTCTCGTTAATCGCAGTGTTTGTGACATTAATAGGGAAACAACAATTTAAATGTATATTAAGCAGTTATTAGACGACAATAGTTAAGTAAAAGTAGAGTTGCATACTATAGAAATTTggaatttttgttttgttttaaaaaaaaatagatcGGTAAACAACAAATGCTCTTTTAACAACTAACCTTGATTTTGAAGGACATTACGTTGTCGATATAGGATATCATCTGAAAGATGCTTCCAAGTTTTTTCCACACTTTACTTGGCATCGCTATAGCAGAAGACATTAATAAAGTGACGAAGAGGTATCTTAAGTAAGCCCCGGAACCCCAACGACTTGCTTCCTCTATGGCATCAATGTACTCCTTATCATCTCCAAGCAAGCCACGCGCATAACATGCGACTCGAAAGTAGGATGCAAAGTATCATCAAACCACCTTAAATCCTCATAAGATTTAGGACCCTTGACAAAGTTTAACAGGGTTCTCATATAATATAGTTCACCACAATTGGGGGAAACATTATGCATTCTTCCAATAGCAAAACCATTCTTTCTAGGATGCCAAGCACGTTCTTCTTTTTTCCACACGAATTTTGTCGGGAATTGGCTATATAATAGTTGTTGTGCCTCCTCGCTAGATTTATTACAATCCATCCAAGCCAAGAACTTTGTCATACCGATTGTGGGATTGTCGATGACCGCATCAATAGGGTCTTCGTCGTTAAAAACAACGCTTTGCTCATCAGGAAGGTGAAAGCGCAATCTTTCAACCGGAGGAGTCCTATAATGGATTTC contains:
- the LOC141588493 gene encoding uncharacterized protein LOC141588493; the encoded protein is MPFPESSTPHPVNTLVADELSYDRVALREEHEHLLSSLTDEQKVVYNEIMDAVRNNRGGVFFLYGYGGTGKTFIWRTLCAALRSRGQIVLPVASSGIASTLLPGGMTAHSRLSIPLNAVENSTCPRIKPGSDLTELLIRTKLIIWDEAPMTHRYAFEAVDRSLRDVMRFSNDGDVNQSFGGKVVVFGGDFRQILPVIPKGSRSEIVHASLCASNLWSSCKVLKLTKNMRLRGGDSFSDVAEIKEFSEWILKVGDGEAGDPNDGEVELALPNDILIKHTGDPIASIVDAIYPSLENQLSNPEYLQERAILAPTHEIVELVNDYILSRIPETEKIYFSSDEVSKNETNIGVRDLYSTEFLNSIKCSGLPNHELKLKVGAIVMLLRNIDQSRGLCNGTRLIVTDLGSRVIRATVISGSHKGDKVHIARITLSPSDSSKFPVQFDRRQFPVAVCYAMTINKSQGQSLAHVGLYLPRPVFTHGQLYVAISRVTSKKGLKISICGSENATPIEQITLFIKKYSRSYSRTYL